Proteins encoded in a region of the Candidatus Afararchaeum irisae genome:
- a CDS encoding antitoxin VapB family protein has translation MPTKTIGVREDVYERLVSEKREGESFSDTIDRLVESSQSDWRRSFGKLEDSGDELREIVEEQREDLSISEAERQQRTVDETS, from the coding sequence ATGCCGACTAAGACGATAGGTGTCAGAGAAGATGTCTACGAGCGTCTCGTCTCTGAGAAACGCGAAGGCGAGAGTTTCAGCGACACTATAGACCGACTTGTCGAGAGTTCACAGTCAGACTGGAGAAGATCCTTCGGTAAGCTCGAAGACAGCGGCGATGAACTACGTGAGATAGTCGAGGAACAGAGGGAGGATCTCTCCATCTCGGAAGCGGAGAGGCAGCAGAGGACGGTTGATGAAACTTCTTGA